CACGGTGTTGATGACTTCGTGGGAGTCGTAGCTCAGCAGCGCTGCTCCGAGAATGTGGTCGGTACTGGCGTCGACGACCACCTTCATCAAACCTTCTGCCACACCGACGATCTGGGCTCGTGCCACCGTGGTGAGGGCGCTGACCGCGGCGGTGGCGACCTTGATGGGACGACCGGTGGCGCGGGCCTGGGCCTCGGTGAGCCCGACCCTGGACAACGGTGGTGTGGTGAAAACCGTGTAGGGGACGGCGACCCGGTCGTCGGTGCTGCGGGTGCCGGAGCCGATGAGTTGGTCGAGCACGATGCGATGGTCATCGAGGGAGATGTAGGTGAACTGCGGTCCGCCGTTGACGTCGCCGACGGCGAAGATGTGAGGCTGGTTGGTGCGCAGGTGAGCATCGACGGTGATCGCACCGGCCGCGGTGGTGTGCACTCCGGCTTTGTCCAGGTCCAGCCCCGCCGTCGCGGGAGTGCGTCCGACGGCGACCAATACCGCGTCCGTGGTGATCGTCCCGGAGGCACTGCCGTGGGTGTAGTGCACCGTCGCCGGGCCTGGCTCGTCGGAGACGTCGGTTACCAGAGAGTCGGTCAGCACGGTGACGCCGAGCTTGGACAGGAGGAAGCCGACAGCGTCGGCGATGTCGTCGTCCTCGTGAGCCAGGATCCGCGGCCCACGCTCGATCACGGTGACGTGCGCACCGAATCGGGCGTACATGGCCGCGAATTCCAGTCCGACGTAGCCGCCGCCGATGATGGCGAGGCGTTCGGGTAACTGCGTGGTGGCCAGCAGATCGGTGCTTGTCATGACCGCCGGGTTGGTGCG
The genomic region above belongs to Mycolicibacterium sp. HK-90 and contains:
- a CDS encoding FAD-dependent oxidoreductase, which translates into the protein MSAPPHQTLDVELAVIGYGKAGKTLAATLGRLGRRVVMIEQSAQMYGGTCINIGCVPTKSFVHQGEMLPAGATRSHHEFTHAARATHELTAGMRAANLAMLTGLDSVTVLTGRARFTDPHTVLVDNQDGHTTAVHADHIVVGTGAVPVIPDIPGLRTNPAVMTSTDLLATTQLPERLAIIGGGYVGLEFAAMYARFGAHVTVIERGPRILAHEDDDIADAVGFLLSKLGVTVLTDSLVTDVSDEPGPATVHYTHGSASGTITTDAVLVAVGRTPATAGLDLDKAGVHTTAAGAITVDAHLRTNQPHIFAVGDVNGGPQFTYISLDDHRIVLDQLIGSGTRSTDDRVAVPYTVFTTPPLSRVGLTEAQARATGRPIKVATAAVSALTTVARAQIVGVAEGLMKVVVDASTDHILGAALLSYDSHEVINTVALAMRHDISATALRDSIYTHPSMTEAFNQLLSQLA